In one Candidatus Nomurabacteria bacterium genomic region, the following are encoded:
- a CDS encoding Zn-dependent oligopeptidase, whose translation MERPTAPDSDKIPNGWNEQAANDYDLYRPRDYSEFHYDTITAADVKFIVNDGLQRVKDYYERVIETDELTWNTVMAPLDDAADQMAHVHGRALILGEVHPDQEVRDVVAELETDFMLEASAVWYRKDLLSKIKAYSKTREAKKLKGEKARCLEATLYMYSQLGFNLPPKKQARLREIDEKLTVYAAEFALNLKNDNTVVMLTQEELAGMPERYINDLERTDDGEYVVTMKYPHVDPIFMQAENRETRRKISEAFHSVGVEGNRQILEESLSLRHEYAKILGYSSWMHYSTDTHMVETPEKLIEFYNELYDPLMERAAPEYAIMQEMLEIDGHEGPLMIYDRDYYVARLQEYKYKIDHGKINEYLPVEACLDGLHELSGELFGIKIKQVDLPVWHEDVMAYSVEDAKTGELKATFYLDLFSRPGKYTHAATIPLQHGRRLADGTYQKPSAVIVANYSRPCFTYEDLITQAHEDGHLWQMLLTKAELMDFSGCSVEHDICEAPSQMMENFIKEPEILRRIMKHYQTGEQLDDESIKALVESQQIYDLFEYLRRMHLGDIDLTLHGDSEQWDIAQVNHNSSSIAMFLQPEGTFLPGKFGHIMGGYEGGYHTYAYSKVKADDHYSVFEQSSSAYREIGMRYRRIFQERGGTISSAENELEFLGREPNHEAFLRRMGIVATKATLQTPEPGS comes from the coding sequence GTGGAGAGACCAACTGCGCCCGACAGCGACAAGATACCGAACGGCTGGAATGAACAGGCGGCGAATGACTATGACCTGTATAGGCCGCGGGATTACTCTGAATTTCACTACGATACCATTACTGCCGCCGACGTAAAATTTATCGTCAATGACGGGCTACAGCGAGTCAAAGACTATTACGAACGCGTCATCGAGACCGACGAGCTGACATGGAATACCGTAATGGCTCCGCTTGATGACGCCGCTGATCAGATGGCGCATGTACACGGAAGGGCTTTGATACTTGGTGAAGTGCACCCGGATCAAGAAGTCCGAGATGTCGTAGCGGAGCTCGAGACAGACTTTATGCTGGAGGCGTCTGCCGTATGGTATCGAAAAGATTTATTGTCAAAAATTAAGGCATATTCAAAGACTCGTGAAGCAAAGAAGTTAAAGGGCGAAAAGGCTAGGTGTCTAGAAGCGACACTCTATATGTATAGTCAGCTCGGTTTTAACCTGCCCCCGAAAAAGCAGGCTCGATTGAGGGAGATTGATGAAAAGTTGACCGTATATGCGGCTGAATTTGCGTTGAACTTAAAAAACGATAATACGGTCGTGATGTTGACTCAGGAAGAGCTGGCAGGTATGCCGGAGCGCTATATAAATGACCTGGAGCGAACTGATGACGGGGAATATGTGGTAACTATGAAGTATCCACATGTTGATCCTATTTTCATGCAGGCCGAAAATCGCGAAACGAGGCGAAAAATAAGTGAGGCATTTCATTCTGTTGGCGTGGAAGGAAATCGACAAATCTTAGAGGAATCGCTTTCACTGCGTCATGAATATGCGAAGATTTTAGGATATTCCTCGTGGATGCACTACAGTACGGATACTCATATGGTAGAAACGCCAGAGAAATTGATTGAGTTTTATAACGAACTATATGATCCGCTCATGGAGCGTGCCGCGCCAGAGTATGCAATCATGCAGGAGATGCTGGAAATTGACGGCCACGAGGGTCCGCTCATGATTTATGACCGTGATTATTACGTGGCGAGATTGCAAGAATACAAGTATAAGATTGACCACGGAAAAATAAACGAATATTTGCCAGTCGAAGCCTGCTTAGATGGGCTTCACGAGCTGTCGGGGGAACTGTTTGGCATAAAGATTAAGCAGGTTGATTTGCCGGTTTGGCACGAAGACGTAATGGCATATTCGGTTGAGGACGCCAAGACGGGTGAGCTCAAAGCTACATTTTATTTGGACTTGTTTTCAAGGCCGGGTAAGTACACGCACGCAGCGACTATACCACTGCAACATGGTCGTAGGCTTGCGGATGGTACTTACCAAAAGCCTAGTGCAGTTATAGTTGCGAACTATTCACGACCTTGCTTTACGTACGAAGATTTAATTACACAGGCACATGAGGATGGGCATTTGTGGCAAATGCTTTTGACCAAGGCTGAGCTTATGGACTTTTCTGGCTGTAGTGTTGAGCATGACATTTGCGAAGCGCCGTCGCAAATGATGGAGAACTTTATAAAGGAACCGGAAATACTGCGGCGCATTATGAAACATTATCAAACAGGTGAGCAGCTTGATGATGAATCTATAAAAGCTTTGGTGGAGTCGCAGCAGATTTATGATCTGTTTGAGTATTTGCGGCGGATGCATCTGGGTGACATAGACCTGACGCTGCATGGCGATTCGGAACAGTGGGATATCGCACAGGTTAATCACAATAGCTCATCGATTGCTATGTTTTTACAGCCAGAAGGTACTTTTTTACCAGGAAAGTTTGGACATATCATGGGCGGCTATGAGGGCGGTTACCATACGTATGCGTATTCGAAAGTAAAGGCCGATGATCACTATAGTGTGTTTGAGCAAAGCTCATCGGCTTATCGTGAAATCGGTATGAGGTACCGGCGAATATTTCAAGAGCGCGGTGGTACGATTTCGTCTGCCGAAAACGAGTTGGAATTTTTAGGTCGTGAGCCAAATCACGAAGCATTTCTGCGGCGTATGGGTATCGTAGCTACAAAAGCTACGCTACAAACGCCCGAACCAGGCTCTTAA
- a CDS encoding prepilin-type N-terminal cleavage/methylation domain-containing protein: MKKHILGFTLVEIILAISVLGILGAIAAVNLSGFETSSSNKVRSTEVKQWASTFDLYKSRFGVWPVLPKSDGTSTVCLGDFTTVGGKCGNLATQSYSGAVDNSLLKAVETVGNQPKDTAPAVGDKIAGPVAYMTQTTDQNTGIATVTIKYVGFFKGNTCPEGFDPYSTNIPQELNAVSCSLHDGGSSFAYDSGNPPVPPTSTTATPVPTPVATPIATPVATPTPTPRPTPTPRPAATPIALPIPVPSTSTTAQQKCPNNTNTFTKGFSVGFCTGLFLTGVATATTLAVGGTLAVAATLVGGPLAGAAVIGATLAVAAVGVVAGVAQSVVAGVVTGTIAVVVEATVNVVTSIFKGIGHLFGF; encoded by the coding sequence ATGAAGAAACATATCCTTGGATTCACATTAGTCGAAATTATATTAGCAATATCCGTTTTAGGAATTTTGGGCGCTATTGCTGCCGTAAACTTATCTGGCTTTGAGACATCATCAAGCAACAAAGTTCGTTCCACGGAGGTCAAGCAATGGGCTTCTACCTTTGATTTGTACAAGAGTCGATTTGGGGTTTGGCCAGTGTTGCCTAAAAGTGACGGCACTTCAACTGTCTGTCTGGGCGACTTTACGACAGTTGGAGGCAAGTGCGGTAACTTAGCTACGCAGTCGTATAGTGGTGCAGTAGACAATAGCTTGCTAAAGGCTGTAGAGACGGTCGGCAATCAACCTAAAGACACTGCACCAGCGGTTGGCGATAAGATTGCCGGGCCGGTTGCATATATGACACAGACGACCGATCAAAATACTGGCATCGCTACTGTAACGATTAAGTACGTAGGTTTCTTTAAAGGCAATACTTGCCCAGAAGGCTTTGATCCATACAGCACGAACATACCCCAGGAACTTAATGCAGTTTCATGTTCACTCCATGATGGTGGCAGTAGCTTTGCGTATGATTCTGGAAACCCACCAGTGCCACCTACGTCTACAACCGCGACACCAGTACCGACTCCAGTCGCGACTCCAATTGCAACTCCAGTCGCAACACCAACTCCTACTCCAAGACCAACTCCTACTCCAAGACCAGCTGCTACTCCTATTGCGTTACCGATCCCCGTGCCAAGTACTTCAACAACCGCTCAGCAGAAATGCCCTAACAATACAAATACTTTCACAAAAGGTTTCAGCGTCGGATTCTGCACAGGCCTCTTCCTGACTGGCGTGGCAACGGCAACGACTCTAGCGGTCGGCGGTACCCTTGCAGTAGCTGCAACGTTAGTGGGTGGTCCTCTTGCAGGTGCCGCAGTGATTGGAGCTACTTTGGCTGTCGCAGCAGTTGGTGTCGTAGCGGGTGTGGCACAAAGTGTGGTTGCTGGTGTGGTTACCGGTACGATTGCCGTAGTAGTTGAAGCGACAGTCAATGTAGTGACATCGATATTCAAGGGCATCGGCCATCTGTTCGGCTTCTAA
- a CDS encoding NAD(P)H-dependent oxidoreductase encodes MSLKIAVIIGSTRQGRHTDKLAKWVASNLDNMADAELLDLRDYPMPFLNEPTSPRYDPNRKPDTETAKWLSKIAEFDSYVIVTPEYNRATSAVLKNAIDVIGHEIDDKPVALVGHGSSGGAQAIATLRMILPGVGAVTIPQALFFSDRLSESLDDTGKLKKEIAERPHGPQAALETQLESLLWYTSALKDAR; translated from the coding sequence ATGAGCCTAAAAATTGCAGTGATCATAGGCAGCACGCGCCAAGGTCGACATACAGACAAACTAGCAAAATGGGTTGCAAGCAACCTAGACAACATGGCGGATGCTGAGCTGCTTGATTTGCGCGACTACCCGATGCCGTTTCTCAATGAACCGACAAGTCCGCGCTATGACCCAAACCGAAAACCAGACACCGAAACCGCAAAATGGCTTAGTAAAATTGCCGAGTTTGACAGCTACGTCATTGTAACGCCCGAATACAATCGAGCGACATCGGCGGTTCTTAAAAATGCCATCGATGTCATAGGGCACGAGATTGATGATAAACCTGTCGCACTAGTCGGACACGGCAGTAGCGGAGGTGCGCAAGCCATCGCAACACTACGTATGATATTGCCAGGCGTGGGTGCGGTTACCATCCCGCAAGCACTATTTTTTAGCGATCGTCTGTCTGAATCCCTTGATGATACCGGCAAACTAAAGAAAGAGATTGCAGAACGTCCCCACGGCCCTCAAGCTGCCTTAGAAACACAACTTGAAAGTCTCCTGTGGTACACGAGTGCTCTTAAAGACGCCCGTTAA
- a CDS encoding pyridoxamine 5'-phosphate oxidase family protein, with product MPLTIESTSSSNSEYLIRDFLASHNSGVLATSDSSANPHGAVIYYAVDDGFCLLFATKSETQKNKNLEENNRAEYVIYDEAAQSQLQVSGHVVKINDPDAQRKILNSMYSKSAELSHEELPPAEKLFAGDFVAYKLIPSVMKMAVYARPDSEEADDLFETLLFSNETNAN from the coding sequence ATGCCGCTCACTATCGAATCAACCTCGTCATCAAACAGCGAATACCTTATACGCGACTTCTTGGCATCTCATAACAGTGGAGTACTCGCCACAAGCGACAGCTCGGCAAATCCACATGGCGCTGTTATATATTATGCTGTCGACGACGGCTTCTGCTTATTATTCGCAACGAAGTCCGAAACTCAAAAAAACAAAAACCTCGAAGAAAATAATCGAGCTGAGTACGTCATCTACGATGAAGCCGCCCAAAGCCAACTACAAGTCAGTGGTCATGTTGTAAAAATAAACGACCCAGACGCCCAGCGCAAAATCCTCAACAGTATGTACAGTAAGAGCGCCGAATTAAGCCACGAAGAACTGCCACCTGCAGAAAAGCTGTTCGCAGGAGACTTTGTAGCCTACAAACTAATACCATCTGTTATGAAAATGGCGGTATACGCCCGTCCAGATTCTGAAGAAGCTGACGACCTATTTGAGACGCTTCTTTTCAGCAACGAAACTAACGCTAACTAG
- a CDS encoding alpha/beta hydrolase yields the protein MKQILIIHGGDSFSSYEAYFKDLQGRSVDYNRLLPKRSWKQWLAEQLPEVDVLLPSFPNSDNAVFEEWKILFEKLIPFFDDDVSIVGHSLGAMFLAKYLQEYPLNKKVHQLILVAGGYDDDSSEDLGSFSLSSADRLFESAETIHLFHSKDDPVVSYTELAKFQRDLPSAIVHSFDDMGHFLDPTFPELLATINQK from the coding sequence ATGAAGCAAATACTCATAATTCATGGCGGAGATAGTTTTTCCTCATACGAAGCTTATTTCAAAGATCTCCAAGGGAGATCCGTGGATTACAATCGTCTACTACCAAAACGCAGTTGGAAGCAATGGCTTGCAGAGCAACTTCCAGAAGTAGATGTGTTGTTGCCGTCGTTTCCGAACAGCGATAACGCAGTATTTGAAGAGTGGAAAATTCTTTTCGAAAAACTCATTCCGTTTTTCGACGATGACGTCAGTATTGTCGGCCACAGCCTCGGCGCTATGTTCCTCGCAAAATACCTACAAGAGTATCCGTTAAACAAAAAAGTTCACCAGCTCATTCTCGTTGCAGGCGGCTATGATGACGATTCTTCAGAAGACCTCGGGAGCTTCTCTCTATCTTCAGCTGACCGGCTTTTCGAAAGTGCCGAGACGATTCATCTATTCCATAGCAAAGACGATCCTGTCGTATCATATACGGAACTTGCCAAGTTCCAACGAGATCTGCCCTCAGCAATCGTGCATAGCTTTGACGACATGGGACATTTCCTTGATCCGACATTTCCCGAACTTCTTGCAACCATCAATCAAAAATAA
- a CDS encoding LemA family protein, whose translation MTALWVIVGIIVVVLLFLWATYNGLVTLKVRVDEAWSDITVQLKRRADLIPNLVNTVKGYAKHEKTVFEDVTEARSAVVSAGSPKEAAKADNMLTDALKSVFAVAEAYPDLKASQNFSELQQELVDTEDKIQAARRFYNSGVRDFNTKVQVFPNNVFAGMLGFTPREFFELDDKEKEKAEKPVDVNFDK comes from the coding sequence ATGACTGCACTCTGGGTTATTGTCGGTATTATCGTTGTTGTTCTACTGTTTTTATGGGCTACGTATAACGGCCTCGTTACATTAAAGGTTCGCGTTGACGAAGCTTGGAGCGACATCACCGTTCAGCTTAAGCGTCGCGCTGACTTGATTCCTAATCTTGTTAATACTGTTAAGGGCTATGCTAAGCATGAAAAGACCGTCTTTGAGGACGTCACAGAAGCACGCTCGGCTGTTGTGAGTGCTGGCTCACCCAAGGAAGCGGCGAAGGCTGACAACATGCTGACAGACGCTCTGAAGAGCGTATTCGCCGTTGCTGAAGCGTATCCGGATTTGAAAGCTAGTCAAAACTTTTCTGAACTACAGCAGGAACTTGTCGATACAGAAGATAAAATTCAGGCTGCTCGCCGTTTTTACAACTCGGGCGTGCGTGATTTTAATACGAAGGTTCAGGTATTCCCTAACAATGTATTTGCTGGCATGCTTGGCTTTACTCCACGAGAATTTTTCGAGCTAGATGACAAAGAAAAAGAAAAGGCCGAGAAGCCTGTCGATGTTAATTTCGACAAGTAG
- a CDS encoding M48 family metalloprotease: MYGAIAANKRNTVIIMAAFVGLISALGYAVSLYYGQTSITYWVIAGAAVYALIQYFAASKLAIMSTGAREIEKRDNPRLYRIVENLAITIGIPTPKVYIIDDPAPNAFATGRDPKHSVVAATTGILDIMNDRELEAVMAHEMGHVQNYDIRVSMIAFGLVSAIGFLSDIALRMFFFGGNDRDRQVSPIVLAVGIVVIILAPIMAALIQMAVSRQREYLADATGALTTRDPEGLASALEKLEKNSRPMQRQSTATAHLFFNNPLKPGAIAGLFSTHPPLADRVARLRNTKGKF; this comes from the coding sequence ATGTACGGAGCAATTGCCGCCAATAAGCGAAACACTGTCATTATCATGGCAGCGTTTGTTGGTTTGATCAGCGCTTTGGGCTATGCGGTCAGTTTATATTACGGCCAAACATCAATCACGTATTGGGTAATTGCAGGCGCTGCCGTCTATGCATTGATACAGTACTTTGCTGCCAGTAAATTAGCCATCATGTCGACCGGAGCACGTGAAATAGAGAAGCGCGATAACCCGCGTCTGTACCGAATTGTTGAAAATCTGGCCATTACCATCGGTATACCAACGCCGAAAGTATATATTATCGATGACCCGGCGCCCAACGCTTTTGCAACAGGCCGCGATCCGAAGCACTCAGTCGTCGCAGCGACGACGGGTATTTTGGATATTATGAACGATCGTGAACTCGAAGCTGTTATGGCGCACGAAATGGGACATGTACAAAACTATGACATTCGCGTTAGCATGATTGCCTTTGGGCTGGTCAGCGCGATTGGCTTTTTATCAGACATTGCGCTGAGGATGTTTTTTTTCGGTGGTAATGACCGTGATCGACAAGTAAGTCCTATTGTTTTAGCAGTTGGTATAGTTGTAATCATATTGGCGCCAATTATGGCCGCATTGATTCAAATGGCAGTAAGTCGTCAGCGTGAATATCTAGCAGACGCCACCGGAGCATTGACCACGCGCGACCCAGAGGGACTTGCTAGTGCACTAGAAAAGCTTGAGAAAAATAGCCGGCCTATGCAGCGTCAAAGTACGGCGACAGCCCATCTATTTTTTAATAATCCATTAAAACCCGGTGCGATTGCGGGACTATTCAGTACTCATCCGCCACTTGCAGACAGGGTGGCTCGGTTGCGAAATACGAAAGGCAAGTTCTAA
- the ligA gene encoding NAD-dependent DNA ligase LigA, whose protein sequence is MTPVPPERRIVELRDLLNQYSYEYYVLDQPSIPDAVYDSLFGELKKLESEHPELVTPDSPTQRVGNELKGGFAKVEHSTRMLSLNDVFDPTEVEAWVARMEKLLPDSKHEFFADVKMDGLACALIYENGLFVQAVTRGDSYVGEDVTSNVRTIKNVPLRLRAAKGYEKFLEGRTEIRGEIVMLKNDFDTLNEKRRKAGEPEFANPRNLAAGTIRQLDPKLVAARPLHFRAYDLLRDDPNDVPTNMYAYETLSALGITRNKEASVFMSLPDVMKFVDHVGEIRGELPFNTDGLVIKINNRALYAELGVVGKQPRGAVAYKYAAEQATTVIKDIVISIGRTGAATPVAVFDPVVVAGTTVRHASLHNADEIARLDVRLGDTVVIFKAGDIIPQVESVVIELRPKNAKKFDYEQALAEQYPELEFVRQGKDVVYRVKGESGELILKRSVQYYASKGALDIDTLGEKNVVALVDAGLVKDVADIYTLTVDDLLKLDRFADISANKLVDAIQEKKNPPLEKFILGLGIRHVGAQTAIDLTNKFQSMDALKNATIEELEEVDGVGKVVAESIVAWFSDDDNLALLDKFERLGVQPHYTKKSGRLVGQSFVVTGSLESMGRDEAADKIRSLGGTFQTSVAKDTTYLVAGGKVGASKLKKAQDYGTKVIDEKQLLELFNL, encoded by the coding sequence ATGACGCCAGTCCCGCCTGAGCGACGTATAGTTGAACTACGCGATTTACTTAATCAATACAGTTACGAATATTACGTACTTGATCAGCCGTCGATTCCAGATGCGGTTTACGACAGCCTGTTCGGTGAACTTAAAAAGCTCGAGTCTGAACATCCTGAGCTTGTCACGCCCGACAGTCCCACGCAACGCGTTGGTAACGAACTAAAGGGCGGGTTTGCAAAAGTAGAGCATAGTACGCGCATGCTAAGCCTTAACGACGTATTCGACCCGACAGAAGTTGAGGCGTGGGTGGCACGCATGGAGAAATTATTACCGGATAGTAAACATGAATTTTTTGCCGATGTAAAAATGGATGGTTTGGCCTGTGCCTTGATTTATGAAAACGGGCTATTTGTACAAGCTGTGACGCGTGGCGACAGCTATGTCGGCGAAGACGTGACGAGCAATGTTCGCACGATAAAAAACGTACCGTTACGACTTAGAGCCGCTAAAGGCTACGAGAAATTTCTAGAAGGTCGCACCGAAATTCGTGGCGAGATTGTGATGCTCAAAAATGACTTCGATACGTTAAATGAAAAACGTCGAAAAGCAGGCGAGCCTGAGTTTGCTAATCCACGAAATCTTGCGGCAGGTACGATTCGTCAGCTGGATCCAAAGTTGGTCGCAGCGCGTCCGTTGCATTTCAGAGCTTATGACTTGTTGCGTGATGATCCAAATGACGTGCCGACAAATATGTATGCATATGAAACGCTGTCTGCGTTGGGCATTACGCGCAACAAAGAAGCCTCTGTGTTTATGAGTTTGCCAGATGTCATGAAGTTCGTTGATCATGTCGGTGAAATTCGTGGAGAACTGCCATTTAATACAGATGGTTTGGTCATCAAGATCAACAACCGGGCACTATATGCAGAGCTAGGAGTAGTAGGTAAACAGCCGCGTGGCGCCGTGGCGTACAAATATGCCGCAGAGCAGGCAACGACAGTCATCAAAGACATCGTTATAAGTATTGGGCGAACGGGTGCGGCGACGCCGGTTGCGGTTTTTGATCCGGTAGTCGTCGCAGGTACGACGGTTCGGCATGCAAGCTTGCATAATGCAGATGAGATTGCTCGACTAGACGTACGGCTTGGCGACACGGTCGTTATATTTAAGGCTGGGGATATTATTCCGCAAGTCGAGAGTGTCGTCATTGAGCTAAGGCCAAAAAATGCAAAGAAATTTGACTACGAACAGGCGCTCGCCGAGCAGTATCCAGAGTTGGAATTCGTGCGTCAAGGCAAGGACGTCGTGTATAGGGTGAAGGGTGAAAGTGGCGAGCTGATTTTGAAACGCTCGGTTCAATACTATGCGTCAAAGGGTGCGCTCGACATAGACACGCTTGGAGAAAAAAACGTTGTCGCACTCGTTGACGCTGGCCTAGTCAAGGACGTAGCAGATATATACACGCTAACGGTCGACGATTTACTAAAGCTTGATCGCTTTGCTGATATTTCCGCAAACAAGCTAGTTGATGCGATTCAGGAAAAGAAAAACCCGCCACTTGAGAAGTTTATCTTAGGGCTTGGGATCCGCCATGTAGGTGCGCAGACGGCTATAGATTTGACAAACAAATTTCAGTCTATGGACGCACTTAAAAACGCAACAATAGAAGAGTTAGAAGAAGTCGATGGGGTAGGTAAGGTTGTTGCTGAATCAATTGTTGCATGGTTCTCTGACGACGATAACTTGGCTTTGCTAGATAAGTTTGAGCGTCTGGGCGTGCAGCCTCATTACACAAAGAAGTCTGGTAGACTCGTCGGACAAAGCTTTGTCGTCACGGGCTCGCTTGAATCGATGGGTCGCGATGAAGCTGCAGATAAAATTCGATCTTTGGGAGGCACCTTCCAGACATCCGTCGCAAAAGACACGACATACCTTGTTGCTGGTGGTAAAGTCGGCGCCTCGAAGCTTAAGAAAGCCCAGGATTACGGCACTAAGGTAATTGACGAAAAGCAGCTGCTGGAATTATTCAACCTGTAA
- a CDS encoding ABC transporter ATP-binding protein: MDKHIAITADGLIVQKDRKTILDKLTFEVPRGSITGLIGPSGSGKTTLMRTIVGVQKSTKGDLMVLGQDAGSRKLRSSIGYVTQSPAVYGDLTVLQNLYYFGALAHASHKQIDQIIKNVRLKDQRNQIVDSLSGGQRARVSLAVALLGDPDLYIFDEPTVGLDPVLRNELWNMFKQMAVAGKTLLISSHVMDEADRCENLMLLRDGKLLWNDTREALLHKTKKDSVGDAFIAMIERREND, encoded by the coding sequence ATGGATAAGCATATAGCAATTACTGCAGACGGTTTAATCGTACAGAAAGACAGAAAAACCATACTCGACAAATTAACCTTTGAAGTACCCCGAGGTTCAATTACGGGCTTGATCGGTCCAAGCGGAAGCGGTAAAACAACATTGATGCGAACGATTGTTGGCGTACAAAAATCAACCAAAGGTGACCTGATGGTACTTGGTCAGGACGCCGGTAGCCGTAAATTACGCAGTTCCATCGGTTACGTCACACAGAGTCCAGCCGTGTACGGCGATTTAACGGTGTTGCAAAACCTTTATTATTTCGGTGCACTAGCGCACGCGAGTCATAAGCAAATAGATCAGATTATTAAGAACGTACGATTGAAAGATCAACGCAATCAGATTGTCGATAGTTTGTCTGGCGGACAGCGCGCGCGCGTAAGTCTGGCGGTCGCTCTCCTTGGTGACCCTGACCTATATATATTTGACGAACCGACTGTAGGTTTGGACCCGGTTTTGCGCAACGAGCTATGGAACATGTTTAAGCAGATGGCGGTTGCGGGTAAGACGTTACTTATTTCGAGTCATGTCATGGACGAAGCCGACCGATGTGAAAATTTAATGTTGCTTCGTGACGGCAAGCTCCTTTGGAATGATACCCGCGAGGCTTTGCTTCATAAAACCAAGAAAGACTCTGTCGGAGATGCGTTTATTGCCATGATTGAGCGAAGGGAGAACGACTGA
- a CDS encoding ABC transporter permease yields MYHVKATFATTLRILRQLSHDRRTIALIFLVPCILLGILRWLYDGNLMIFDQIAPALLGIFPFVIMFIITSITTLRERTGGTMERLMVSSIGKLDLVLGYVFAFGLLAAVQALLASTLVLYGLGLDIAGPHWFLIVMAMVDALLGTALGVFVSAFAKTEFQAIQFMPALILPQFLICGLLMPLDKMPSLLETIAYFLPLTYAVDALNTVVHNVDITNDAWRDLWVVAAFAVGAILLGALTLRRRTK; encoded by the coding sequence ATGTACCACGTTAAAGCGACATTTGCGACAACGTTACGAATTTTACGCCAGCTTTCTCATGATCGTCGGACAATAGCGCTCATATTCCTCGTTCCTTGTATTTTGTTGGGGATATTGCGCTGGCTATACGATGGCAACCTAATGATATTTGATCAAATTGCACCTGCGCTATTGGGCATTTTCCCATTTGTCATCATGTTTATTATCACGTCGATTACGACATTACGTGAGCGAACAGGTGGTACCATGGAGCGCTTGATGGTTTCGTCTATTGGCAAGTTGGATCTCGTGCTTGGTTACGTGTTTGCGTTTGGTCTTCTTGCTGCCGTCCAGGCGCTACTTGCAAGTACGTTAGTATTGTATGGTCTTGGGCTGGACATTGCTGGTCCGCACTGGTTCTTAATCGTAATGGCTATGGTTGACGCACTACTTGGGACTGCGCTCGGTGTATTTGTCAGCGCATTTGCAAAGACAGAATTTCAGGCAATTCAGTTCATGCCAGCATTGATACTCCCTCAGTTCCTTATATGCGGGCTACTTATGCCTCTGGATAAGATGCCAAGCTTACTCGAGACTATTGCTTACTTTTTGCCACTGACGTACGCAGTTGATGCGCTCAACACGGTCGTTCATAATGTCGATATTACTAATGACGCCTGGCGTGACCTTTGGGTCGTCGCGGCCTTTGCTGTTGGTGCGATTTTGCTTGGCGCGTTGACTCTTCGTCGTCGGACGAAATAG
- a CDS encoding TIGR02611 family protein yields the protein MRRRIKKTFVGIIGGLVVIVGIILIPYPGPGWLVVFTGLGILSTEYDFARRWLTYGRAKYDAWNVWTGKQSFIVKALIWLSTAAVVVATIWLVNGYGILNHLLGLGWNWLNSPLLIFR from the coding sequence ATGCGCAGGCGTATAAAGAAAACCTTTGTTGGGATAATAGGCGGTCTTGTTGTAATCGTAGGTATTATTTTGATTCCTTATCCGGGTCCCGGCTGGTTAGTGGTGTTTACTGGTCTCGGAATATTATCGACAGAATATGATTTTGCTAGACGATGGTTGACGTATGGTCGTGCGAAATATGATGCCTGGAATGTCTGGACGGGAAAACAGAGTTTCATAGTCAAGGCGCTCATATGGTTGTCGACTGCCGCCGTCGTTGTTGCGACTATATGGCTAGTAAATGGCTACGGTATACTCAATCATTTGCTAGGGTTGGGCTGGAACTGGCTAAACTCACCACTGCTGATTTTTCGATAA